From a region of the Kwoniella mangroviensis CBS 8507 chromosome 1 map unlocalized Ctg01, whole genome shotgun sequence genome:
- a CDS encoding tRNA pseudouridine(38-40) synthase — MESTESIKRARSPSPKAESKDGVLSSKVEQAEEGQPPAKKAHVDPTASAPSDTPISGVNVSVDVDPEEAMFNAMSSENGEDKKKKTWGRGQGYGNGGKGKGKEREKKGPDAVKYDRRPNDWTPREKKEGEETEARLPKRRCALLVGYCGTGYHGMQIQTHGSETIEGDVFAALVKAGAISADNANDHRKSDVQRAARTDAGVHAAGNCISLKMIVEPPLREGYNTLAEYVNSILPAQIRMWGFVRTVKSFNARTAADSRIYEYLLPSYCLLPPGRDDPLGKRLDKSSPGWRDLLGKEAVDFVDAAPSFEPEGEEEGGKVNPKNRGEFERRRAFRVDSKTLERFRELIAQYKGTHNFHNFTVGKPFNDRTVKRFMIKLEVKDPQVYGEIEWISVMIHGQSFMLHQIRKMISMAMLACRTASPPSLIPETFGPKRIHVPKAPPLGLLLEAPQFGVYNTRITSKANGLQEDRDPVDFGLYAEQMRDFKVKWIYEKLRQEELEAHVFHKWMRQMDCTMSNGLAFLNTQGTIPPEADLSKGAKEARRAAAAAQAKEGGAGGEGEGEGEKDIADEEIESEDEEVDMEEVKRGEWEG, encoded by the exons ATGGAATCTACCGAATCGATCAAGCGAGCTCGATCCCCCTCCCCAAAAGCAGAGTCGAAAGATGGAGTGCTGTCCTCCAAGGTCGAACAAGCTGAGGAAGGTCAACCTCCGGCTAAGAAAGCTCATGTCGATCCTACTGCTTCAGCACCTTCAGATACTCCCATATCAGGCGTGAATGTCAGtgtggatgttgatcctGAAGAGGCGATGTTCAATGCCATGTCTTCGGAGAATGgagaagacaagaagaagaagacgtGGGGCAGAGGACAGGGATATGGTAACggaggtaaaggaaaaggaaaggagagggagaagaagggacCGGATGCGGTGAAATATGATAGGAGACCTAATGATTGGACGCccagagagaagaaggaaggtgaagaaacTGAAGCTAGATTACCGAAGAGGAGGTGTGCGTTGTTGGTAGG ATACTGTGGTACTGGATATCACGGTATGCAAAT ACAAACGCACGGCTCAGAAACTATCGAGGGAGACGTATTCGCAGCGCTCGTCAAAGCAGGTGCTATTTCAGCGGACAACGCGAATGATCATAGGAAATCAGATGTTCAGAGAGCAGCTAGGACTGATGCAGGTGTTCACGCAGCTGGTAATTG TATCTCACTGAAAATGATTGTTGAACCTCCTCTTCGGGAAGGATACAATACACTGGCAGAATACGTCAATTCCATCTTACCTGCTCAAATCAGGATGTGGGGATTTGTCAGGACAGTCAAATCCTTTAATGCTAGAAC AGCCGCCGACTCACGTATCTACGAATACCTCTTACCATCATACTGTCTCTTACCGCCTGGACGAGACGACCCATTGGGTAAAAGGCTGGACAAGTCATCGCCTGGATGGAGAGATCTGCTGGGTAAAGAAGCGGTAGATTTCGTCGATGCTGCACCATCGTTCGAACCTGagggcgaagaagaagggggaaAGGTAAATCCTAAGAACAGGGGAGAATTCGAAAGGCGAAGGGCATTTAGGGTTGATAGCAAGACTTTGGAGAGGTTTAGAGAGTTGATAGCTCAATATAAAGGTACTCA TAACTTCCACAACTTCACAGTTGGTAAACCATTCAACGACAGAACTGTTAAGAGATTCATGATCAAATTAGAAGTGAAAGATCCTCAGGTGTATGGTGAGATCGAATGGATTTCTGTCATGATTCACGGTCAAAGTTTCATGTTACATCAAATC CGAAAGATGATATCCATGGCAATGTTAGCTTGTAGAACAgcctcaccaccatccttGATTCCTGAAACGTTTGGTCCTAAACGTATTCATGTACCTAAAGCACCTCCTCTAGGATTGTTACTGGAAGCGCCTCAATTTGGAGTATACAACACTCGAATCACCTCCAAGGCGAATGGCTTACAGGAAGATAGAGATCCTGTAGATTTCGGATTATACGCTGAGCAGATGCGTGATTTCAAGGTGAAATGGATTTATGAGAAATTGAGacaagaggaattggaagctCATGT CTTCCATAAATGGATGCGTCAAATGGACTGCACCATGTCTAACGGTCTTGCTTTCTTGAA TACCCAAGGAACCATCCCACCAGAAGCAGACTTGTCGAAGGGAGCCAAAGAAGCTCGTCGAGCAGCTGCTGCCGCTCAAGCTAAAGAGGGTGGAGCGGgcggtgaaggtgaaggggagggtgaaaaggatatagcagatgaggagattgaaagtgaggatgaggaggttgatatggaggaggtgaaaagaggtgaatgggaaggatAG
- a CDS encoding glycylpeptide N-tetradecanoyltransferase, producing the protein MPVPQEDALPVGNPTSSSHTVPAEAQPEVAEVLEKFQKLGEEAAAEEEGDSDDEDGEAEGEGEGVAGEGATEGAGGEGGKKKKKKKKKGKASKAVQKLKNIATGQAPQQVIDAVREQMDPQESNTATDEEIQKALKAADFMKILEGKVALGNKSNSKDLGEHKFWKTQPVPQFPTSSSGAALEEGAIDSYKTPADVKQEPGALPSGFVWSLIDIKNEEQCKEVYDLLSENYVEDDEAMFRFKYSKEFLLWALTAPGYYPDWHIGVRVQKTGKLIAFISGIKIEIRVRSKTFDSADINFLCVHKKLRSKRLTPVLIKEVTRRVNLENVWQAIYTGGVVIPTPIGTCRYWHRNLNPPKLVDIGFSPLPRGYTIARLVKSYSVPPHPRIPGFREMTETDVPQVGDLLRRYLNRFDIAQTFGKDEEVSHWFLSGQGKEDKDGKRVEQVVWSYVVEDPTTNLITDFMSFYSLPSTIMKHPKHDMLKAAYMFYYASDVIFQPGGSADDAATHDLKTNRKLEERLNALSNDMLSIAKAADFDVLNALSCLDNNMFLQEQKFGPGDGYLNYYLYNWSCAPIDGGQRTTSQKQGSGIGVVML; encoded by the exons ATGCCAGTACCACAGGAAGATGCTCTTCCGGTAGGAAACccaacttcatcatcgcaTACCGTCCCAGCGGAGGCTCAACCGGAGGTAGCAGAGGTTCTGGAGAAATTCCAGAAATTAGGGGAAGAGGCTGctgccgaagaggaaggtgacagtgatgatgaagatggtgaagctgagggagaaggagaaggtgtagCTGGGGAGGGAGCGACAGAGGGcgcaggtggtgaaggtggtaagaagaagaaaaagaagaagaagaaggggaaagcATCAAAAGCTGTTCAGAAATTGAA GAATATTGCTACGGGTCAAGCACCTCAACAGGTAATTGATGCAGTTCGGGAACAAATGGACCCGCAAGAATCGAATACCGCTACTGATG AGGAAATTCAGAAAGCCTTGAAAGCAGCTGACTTCATGAAAATCCTGGAAGGTAAAGTAGCTCTGGGTAACAAATCAAATAGCAAAGATCTCGGTGAACATAAA TTCTGGAAGACGCAACCTGTCCCTCAGTTTCCTACTTCCTCCTCGGGAGCGGCATTAGAAGAAGGTGCAATAGATTCTTACAAGACCCCTGCGGATGTGAAGCAGGAACCTGGGGCTTTACCTTCAGGTTTCGTTTGGAGTCTGATAGATATCAAGAATGAAGAGCAG TGTAAAGAAGTGTACGATCTGTTATCGGAAAATTacgttgaggatgatgaggctaTGTTCAGATTCAAGTATTCTAAAGAATTCTTACTTTG GGCATTGACTGCACCAGGATATTATCCAGATTGGCATATTGGTGTGAGAGTACAGAAGACAGGGAAATTGATCGCTTTCATCTCTGGTATAAAGATTGAGATCAGAGTtcgatcaaa GACATTCGATTCTGCAGATATCAACTTCTTATGTGTTCACAAGAAATTACGATCGAAGAGATTGACTCCTGTCTTAATCAAGGAAGTTACGAGAAGAGTAAATTTGGAGAATGTTTGGCAAGCTATATATACCGGTGGTGTAGTAATTCCCACTCCTATAGGTACTTGTCG ATACTGGCACCGAAATCTCAACCCTCCCAAACTCGTGGACATAGGATTCTCCCCGCTCCCACGAGGATACACTATCGCAAGACTAGTGAAATCATACTCCGTACCTCCTCACCCTAGGATACCAGGATTCAGAGAGATGACCGAAACCGATGTACCTCAAGTAGGCGATTTATTGAGAAGGTACTTGAACCGATTCGATATCGCTCAGACGTTTGGTAAAGATGAGGAAGTCAGTCATTGGTTCTTATCTGgacaaggaaaggaagataaagatggtaAGAGGGTAGAACAGGTTGTATGGTCATACGTTGTTGAA GACCCGACGACCAATCTCATAACCGATTTCATGTCCTTCTATTCCCTCCCATCAACCATAATGAAACATCCCAAACACGATATGCTCAAAGCTGCATACATGTTCTACTACGCTTCCGATGTGATCTTCCAACCTGGTGGATCAGCCGATGATGCTGCCACGCACGACTTGAAAACCAACaggaaattggaagagagattgaacgCTTTGAGTAATGATATGTTGAGTATTGCTAAAGCT GCCGATTTCGACGTACTTAACGCATTGAGTTGTTTGGATAATAATATGTTCTTACAAGAACAAAAG TTCGGTCCCGGTGATGGTTACTTGAACT ACTACTTATACAACTGGTCTTGCGCACCCATCGACGGTGGTCAGCGAACGACCTCTCAAAAGCAAGGTTCAGGTATTGGTGTGGTGATGCtttag